Below is a genomic region from Terriglobia bacterium.
GAGGGCACTCTCGAACGCAAAGCGCACGTTGACCGTGCCGTGACCGCGCATGGCGCCACACGCGGGCTTGTTCGTGAGCACGCGGTAGCCGTCGAAGCGCACATGCTGCAGATCGTAAATCGCATGCAGCAGCGCCCCGGAATAGAGGACCGAGACAGGTCCGTAGGAGCAATATGCGCCGCCATCCTGGATGACTTTCGCGGAGACTCCGGTGATGCGGCCATCGTTTTTTGAGCCGATCTTCAAATCCACAATCGTTCTGGGTCGCCCACGGTGTGCCCAGAAGACTTCTTCGCGCGTGTAGGTGATCTTGACGGGAGCCATTGCCTTTCGCGCCGCAACGGCTGCAATGATCTCCAGCGGATTAATCTCGCTCTTGCCGCCGAACCCGCCGCCGACCAGCGGCTTGATCACGCGTATCTGTGAAATCGGCAGATCGAGCACCAGGGAAAGCTTGTGCTGCAGGTAGAACGGCACCTGCGTCGAGGACCAGACGGTGAGCCGCCACGATTCGCCAGTCTGAGGATTGAGTTCAAACGCGGCCAGAGTGGAGTGGGGCTCCATCGCAGCGTGCGTCACTTCGTTCGCGATGTACCGAGCCTCGTGGACTAAATCGGCGGACGCCAGCACCGTGTCCGGATCGCCAAAAACGTGGTGATATTCCTTCTCGATATTGCGCGGCTTGTCGGCGTGAATGAGTTCGCCCGTCGCCTTCATCGACTGCTCGGGATCGAAGTAGGCCGGTAGCGGTTGATACTGAACATCAATCAGTTCCAGCGCGCGCTCTGCGGTCGCCTCATCGATCGCTATGACGCACGCGACGTTGTCGCCGATGTATCGAACTTTGTCGACCGCCAGCGCGGTCTCGTCATGACCGATCGGAAGAATGCCGTACGCCGTCGGACAGTCGGCGCCGGTGAGCACCGCCGCGACGCCGGCGAGTGCTTGCGCTTTCGAAGCGTCGATGTGGAGAATTCGTGCGTGGGCGTGTGGGGAATGCAATATCTTACCGATGAGCATGCCGGGAAGCGAAATGTCGTCGGTGTACTGTCCGGCGCCTATCGTCTTTCGCGTTGCATCGACGAATGACACGGGCTTACCTACGACAGAGTAGTCGCTCATTCGCCCACGGCCGCCCGTGCCTGCGACTTCAATGCGAGTTTCACCGCGTCGTACATCTGGGTGTACCCGGTGCAGCGACAGAGATTGCCGCTGATGGCGCGCTTGATCTCTTCATCGCTTGGGTCAGGATTGTTCTCCAGAAGCGCCTTAATCGTCATCAGGAAGCCGGGCGTGCAGAAGCCGCACTGGGAGCCGCCGCTGGCACCCCAGGCGCGCTGGAGAGCGTTGAGGCGGCCATCGCCTGCGAGCGACTCGACGGTCATGATCTCGCTTCCCTGGCATGAGGCTGCCAGTAATGTGCACGAAAGCATGGGAACGCCGTCGATGAGAACCGCGCAGGCGCCGCAGGAAGAGTCGTCGCACGCCTGCTTGGAGCCGGTCAGGCCGAGGTCCCGCCGCAGCACATCGAGCAACAGCCGGTTGGGTTCGGCCGCCAACTGGTGCTCCCGTCCATTCACACGAAGAGTTATGAGTTCTTTGTTCATGACGGATGCGGTGTAGCGGAATAGTCTATCGTGTTTCGCGAAGGTACAAACGACTTTTGCGAGCAGCAATCAGTACAGCGGCACCTTGGGATCGATTTCGCGCGACCAGCGGTCGATGCCGCCGCGTAAGGATTGAACCTGTTCGAATCCCTGCTGGCGCAGCCAGGCGGTCACGTTCAGCGAGCGCATGCCATGGTGACAGTAGACGACGATGTGCTGCTCGGGATCGAGTTCCTGCACCCGCGCCGGAATTTCGCCCATGGGAATGTGCACCGAGGGTTCAATCGCCGCTGTCGCGCGTTCCACCGGTTCGCGAACATCAAGAACAATGAGGTCGGCTTTGTTGTCGAGTTTCTGTTTCAGATCTTGTGTGGTGAGTTCCCAATCCATAAGCTACTCAGCTTCTCAACTACTCAGCGAAACAGTCAATACGTTCGGCGCATTGCAGACAGCCGCTGCGGCGTGACCTGCATATCGGCGGTTTCTATCACGACCGTGTCCATGCTACAGCCCGGGCATACTGCCGTCTCGCCTTCATTCCAGAAGTCCTGGATCTCCTTGAAGAGGAAAATGCGGCCACAGTTATAGCAGCCGCAAACTGCGTCAGGATTCGTGCGTTCGTAGTGGCCGTCACTCATAAGAACCAATAACGAAGAATAATTCTGTTCAGAACTAAGTTTCTCCCGAGGACAGTCCGAATTGCCTGTTTGTATTGTTCTCTTGTAGAGGGGGTGATCATGGCCATTTGCAGCAACTCCGCCATCTTCCTCTCGAAGTCTTTCCCTTCCCATGGACTGGGCGAGTAAACAGACGGTCCCGAGTTGTAGTGTTCAGAGCCGAAGAGCCGGTTCTTGTCACTATCGTAGAGGCTAGTCCCGTTTTCGCGGTAGGCCATGTAGTCCATCGCGGAAATCAGAGTCTCTTTTGCTTCGGTAACCGTCACTTCCCCACCCACTTAGCCCGTCGCTTCTCCACAAACGCCCGGATTCCCTCTTTCGCGTCTTCGGTCTTCATCAGTTCGTCGACGTAGATTTGCTCGGAGCGGGCGAGACCCTTGTCGAAGTGTATGGCGTTCCAGGCGTAGAAGGCCTTTTTCGCGATGCCGAGTGCGGCCGGGCTGAACTGCTGGACGCGCGCGACGGTTTCGGTCATCGGTATCTCAGGGTCGCCGGCAACGCCATTCACGAGGCCCATGTCGTGCGCCTCCTGGGCCGTCACCATGCGAGCGGTCAGGAGCAGTTCTGCGGCGCGCTTCTGGCCGATAACCGCACTCAGGGCCACCATCGCGACGGGTGCGTAGGATGCCAGCTTGATCTCCGGGAAGCCGAAAACCGCATCCGGACAGCAATAGATCAGATCGCACATCAGCGCGAGTTCCGCGCCGCCACCCAGGCAATGTCGCCGGACCGTGGCTATCGTCAGCTTCCGAGAGTTGACAATCGCGCCGATGACTTCGTGAAATTTGCGCAGGATCGGCTCGAAACCGTCCGGATCATGTGAGCCTATATCGACTCCCGCGGAAAACGCGCGTTCGGAACCGGCAAATACGACCGCAACGATTCCCGGTCGCCGCTCGATATCGGCAAGCGCGAGTGACAGGTCATCGATCATCTCAGCATCGATGATGTTCAGGGGCGGATTGTTCAGCGTGATTCGCGCGACCGTGGGATGAAGTTCAACTTTCAGACGACGGTATTGGTCGGACATGTTGGTCTCGGCTCCAGCACGTCAATAAAAGCTATTGTAAGGCAGGAGAGCAAGTTCTCAGTTCGGTTCTCAGTTCAGTTAGACCCCCGAGTGTTCGAGACAATCAAAGAACCAGAAAACTCTGGCCCAAGTGGGAATGAGAACCGAGAACTGGGAATTGCTTCTAGATGTTGATCGCGCTCTTCCGCACCTCGCCGATCGACGCCAGCGGATCGCGTGCACCCTCCTTCGGGCTGATCCACTTCGGCTCATTCCGAATGACGTCGAGCAGCCGCGCCCTGTCCTGCTCGTTCGGCAGCCACTCGCCCAGGCGCTGTTCGTATTCGCGATCGCCGACGGGTTCGCCTGTCTTCGGGTGAAACTTCTGATCTTTCCACCGGCCGATCTCGCGATTGAACTTAATGTCCGGCGCGTAGAGTGGCTCTGTTCCCGGCTTCAGGTAGTTGTTCAACCGGTCGACCAGCCCCGCGACCTCCTGGTGATAGAGCGCCCGGTTGTAGTCGTTCAAATCGTCGAGATCCGCCGCCGTATCGTTCTTCGGCTCGTCGTAGCGCCCTTTCACACCCCAGACGTACGCCCAGTGTGCGCTCGACGAGTGATCCGTACCGAACAGGTCGTGTGAGCACGAGATCCACTTGTTGAGATATTTCTGCAGCAGGTCGGCGGGTATGATGCCCGCCTTCACGATGCGCGCGAGGCCGTCGTTGCCCGTACCCATGTGGAATGCCTCTTCGCGCAGCATGTAGCTCATCGAGCGGCCCAGCGGCGCGAAGGCCGAGTACTTGAGCATTTGCAACTGGAACTTGCCGTCGCGGTCGACGAAGTCGGTGTAGGTGAAGAAGTCCAGCCAGTTATCGACGTCGACGTTGAAGGCGCCAAGCAGTCGCTGATTTTCAAACGCGCGACGTTCAAGCAGTTTCTGCGCTTCGACTTTTCCGGATGACCCGAAGAATTCGACGAGGACCGCTGACATCTGCCAGCCGTGGCGCATCTCCTCGATCATCACGCGCGTGAGCGCCTGGCGGTCGTAGTCGGTCGGAGCGGTTTCGAACAGGAAGCGCTGCTGCTCGACCGACGCGAACTCGGTGTCGCCCTGGTAGACGATCATGTTGAGTAGCGCGTCGCGGATGTTCTGCGTCGGAATCTGACGCACGTTCTCCCACTTCTTGCGGCCCTTGAACGAGCCGAACTGGATCTCGTCGGTTTCGATGGCGCCGAAGAGCGTGTCGAACTTGAAGTTCTGGATCTCGCCGGTATTGACGCCGATTTCCTTGCGCCAATCTTCGAACATTCCGACCCAATCGTTGAAGCTGCCGATCTTGAAAACTTTTCCGGGCATAAGAACCTCTCTTGGGTGCCGGGTTCCGGGTTCCAAGTACCGGGTCACTTTCTTTTTTATCCAGAGTGCCAAGGCTAAACCGACTCTACCTCGGTACCCGGCGCCCGGTACCTGGTACCCCTACTTCGACTTAAACTCCGCCGGCCGTTTCTCCACGTACGCGTTCAGACCTTCTTTCGCGTCCTGCGAGTTGAAGAGCAGCGCCTGTAGTTCGCGTTCGATGGCGAGCGCGCTTTCCATTGGAAGCTC
It encodes:
- a CDS encoding enoyl-CoA hydratase/isomerase family protein — encoded protein: MSDQYRRLKVELHPTVARITLNNPPLNIIDAEMIDDLSLALADIERRPGIVAVVFAGSERAFSAGVDIGSHDPDGFEPILRKFHEVIGAIVNSRKLTIATVRRHCLGGGAELALMCDLIYCCPDAVFGFPEIKLASYAPVAMVALSAVIGQKRAAELLLTARMVTAQEAHDMGLVNGVAGDPEIPMTETVARVQQFSPAALGIAKKAFYAWNAIHFDKGLARSEQIYVDELMKTEDAKEGIRAFVEKRRAKWVGK
- a CDS encoding Phenylacetic acid catabolic protein, coding for MPGKVFKIGSFNDWVGMFEDWRKEIGVNTGEIQNFKFDTLFGAIETDEIQFGSFKGRKKWENVRQIPTQNIRDALLNMIVYQGDTEFASVEQQRFLFETAPTDYDRQALTRVMIEEMRHGWQMSAVLVEFFGSSGKVEAQKLLERRAFENQRLLGAFNVDVDNWLDFFTYTDFVDRDGKFQLQMLKYSAFAPLGRSMSYMLREEAFHMGTGNDGLARIVKAGIIPADLLQKYLNKWISCSHDLFGTDHSSSAHWAYVWGVKGRYDEPKNDTAADLDDLNDYNRALYHQEVAGLVDRLNNYLKPGTEPLYAPDIKFNREIGRWKDQKFHPKTGEPVGDREYEQRLGEWLPNEQDRARLLDVIRNEPKWISPKEGARDPLASIGEVRKSAINI
- a CDS encoding rhodanese-like domain-containing protein — encoded protein: MDWELTTQDLKQKLDNKADLIVLDVREPVERATAAIEPSVHIPMGEIPARVQELDPEQHIVVYCHHGMRSLNVTAWLRQQGFEQVQSLRGGIDRWSREIDPKVPLY
- a CDS encoding (2Fe-2S)-binding protein, producing MNKELITLRVNGREHQLAAEPNRLLLDVLRRDLGLTGSKQACDDSSCGACAVLIDGVPMLSCTLLAASCQGSEIMTVESLAGDGRLNALQRAWGASGGSQCGFCTPGFLMTIKALLENNPDPSDEEIKRAISGNLCRCTGYTQMYDAVKLALKSQARAAVGE
- a CDS encoding cytoplasmic protein, with translation MSDGHYERTNPDAVCGCYNCGRIFLFKEIQDFWNEGETAVCPGCSMDTVVIETADMQVTPQRLSAMRRTY